A region from the Flavobacteriales bacterium genome encodes:
- a CDS encoding acyl carrier protein: MNPDPATIALELCTYLRERVLDKSVAVEPSTLFSDVGVDSMSVIELVMYLERKHGIELPETALQRKHLESAQALADCACAVRNGTFVSNP; the protein is encoded by the coding sequence ATGAACCCCGATCCTGCGACGATCGCACTTGAACTCTGCACTTATCTCCGGGAACGCGTGCTGGACAAGTCGGTGGCTGTGGAGCCGTCCACGCTCTTCTCCGATGTGGGTGTGGACAGCATGTCGGTCATTGAACTGGTGATGTACCTGGAACGCAAACACGGCATCGAACTGCCCGAGACCGCGCTGCAACGCAAGCATCTGGAAAGCGCGCAAGCACTTGCCGATTGTGCCTGTGCGGTGCGGAACGGAACGTTCGTCAGCAACCCATGA
- a CDS encoding FAD-dependent oxidoreductase: MLVVGGGIAGWSAAMGAFAAKAKTVLIERSERPGGKATDAMVGTICGAYLRSTAEPPRITLGNWSRFIPEVLVEMGGPKPQQGDHGLWFQPYPMQLMGRLLEMEMMTHSYNLRLKTTVLACLENEGGFEVRTQGSEGERCVLAKCIVDATGNALITQLRGGALIKEELYQSPSHVLQVNGLLPTSVQGLEATAHRALQRARDKGDARAIGIKHVGVVHGSLCEGRASLKITLNRRIAQNDDIGALNGQGRAIALGLVQLLREGTNTFRNVTVEAVAPELGVRTQQRPMGRELLTEEDVLNCRKPANGVAIGAWPIEHWGDGPGADMKWMPEEEYYLVPSGALTSPSVPGLYFAGRSISASEMAIASARVMGTCMSTGFAAGVLASFSAMGKGEGEAIEQIRRENFPEWARP, translated from the coding sequence GTGCTCGTCGTGGGCGGTGGTATAGCGGGGTGGAGCGCGGCAATGGGCGCTTTTGCGGCCAAGGCCAAAACCGTGTTGATCGAGCGGTCCGAAAGACCGGGAGGCAAGGCCACCGATGCCATGGTGGGCACTATCTGCGGTGCATACTTGCGGTCGACGGCGGAGCCACCGCGGATAACGCTCGGCAATTGGTCCAGGTTCATCCCGGAAGTCCTTGTGGAAATGGGCGGTCCGAAGCCGCAACAAGGGGACCATGGGCTCTGGTTCCAACCGTATCCGATGCAGCTGATGGGACGGCTATTGGAGATGGAAATGATGACGCACTCCTACAATTTGCGCCTGAAGACCACAGTGCTGGCATGCTTGGAAAACGAGGGAGGATTCGAGGTGCGAACGCAGGGATCGGAAGGTGAGCGGTGCGTGCTTGCGAAGTGCATAGTGGATGCGACGGGCAACGCGCTTATCACGCAGCTCCGCGGTGGCGCGCTCATCAAAGAGGAACTGTACCAATCACCGTCGCACGTGCTGCAGGTCAACGGCCTGTTGCCCACCAGCGTGCAGGGCCTTGAGGCAACCGCGCATCGCGCTCTTCAGCGGGCGCGTGACAAGGGCGATGCACGTGCGATAGGGATCAAACATGTTGGCGTGGTGCATGGCTCGTTGTGCGAAGGACGAGCTTCCTTGAAGATCACGTTGAACAGGCGCATTGCGCAGAATGACGACATCGGTGCGCTGAACGGCCAAGGCAGGGCCATAGCGCTCGGATTGGTCCAATTGCTGCGCGAGGGTACCAACACGTTCAGGAACGTCACTGTTGAGGCAGTGGCACCTGAGCTGGGCGTTCGAACGCAACAACGGCCCATGGGACGTGAGCTATTGACCGAAGAGGATGTCCTGAACTGCAGAAAGCCTGCGAACGGTGTAGCGATCGGCGCATGGCCCATTGAGCACTGGGGCGACGGGCCCGGCGCTGACATGAAGTGGATGCCGGAGGAAGAATACTACCTCGTTCCGTCCGGTGCCCTGACTTCACCCAGTGTTCCAGGGCTCTACTTCGCCGGGCGTTCCATCAGCGCCAGCGAAATGGCCATTGCCAGTGCTCGGGTGATGGGCACTTGCATGAGCACCGGGTTCGCGGCGGGCGTCCTGGCCTCGTTCAGCGCAATGGGCAAGGGCGAAGGCGAGGCCATTGAACAGATCCGCCGTGAGAATTTCCCTGAATGGGCACGGCCATGA
- a CDS encoding AMP-binding protein → MGTAMNFYDVVRERAQRWPASVAVDCGSERLTFVALIGQAEARAAELQRLGLRTGMGLGIVDHNGPGFIVSMLAGLKCGAVVMPIADNLTKAERAAAVEGAGLHAVLEQSTAAELSIGGGPFALCLHKRDHASIAPHVPDAAFIRFTSGTTGTSKGVVIGHRSVVARVEAANKGLQLGEGDAVVWVLPMAYHFVVSVMLYLYFGVTIVLADDLTAASIIEAADRSGARMLYASPMHVRMLVSDEGCTTLGPLERVISTSAGLPVDLCHRFHLKFGRPVYQAFGIIEVGLPIINADGAAQHPEAVGHVLPDFQAAILDESLNPLPDGNMGQLALKGPGLFDGYLSPPSLRADNLHNGWFLTGDLAIRSPDGLITIAGRSKSVINVAGNKVFPEEVEAVLLLHSAVRGCRVHGGKHPLLGEVVEADVVLNDGAVGDAEDLIAHCRTSMAAFKLPQRIRFVDELEMTTTGKVKR, encoded by the coding sequence ATGGGCACGGCCATGAATTTCTACGACGTGGTACGCGAACGTGCCCAGCGATGGCCTGCATCAGTCGCCGTGGACTGTGGATCGGAGCGGTTGACTTTTGTAGCTCTCATCGGGCAGGCGGAAGCGCGCGCAGCGGAACTGCAACGGCTCGGTTTGCGGACAGGCATGGGCCTGGGCATTGTGGACCACAATGGGCCGGGGTTCATCGTCAGCATGCTTGCGGGCTTGAAGTGCGGTGCCGTGGTGATGCCGATCGCGGACAACCTCACCAAAGCGGAGCGGGCGGCCGCGGTGGAAGGAGCTGGCCTGCACGCGGTGCTGGAGCAAAGCACCGCAGCCGAACTGTCCATCGGCGGGGGACCGTTCGCGTTGTGCCTGCACAAGCGCGACCATGCGAGCATCGCCCCCCACGTTCCCGATGCGGCCTTCATCCGGTTCACAAGCGGAACAACGGGAACATCGAAAGGCGTGGTCATCGGTCATCGCTCCGTCGTGGCGCGTGTTGAAGCGGCCAACAAGGGATTACAGCTTGGCGAAGGCGATGCCGTGGTATGGGTGCTGCCCATGGCCTATCACTTCGTAGTGTCGGTGATGCTCTATCTCTATTTCGGCGTCACGATCGTGCTGGCTGATGACCTGACCGCAGCGAGCATCATAGAGGCCGCTGATCGGTCGGGAGCGCGGATGCTCTACGCATCGCCCATGCACGTGCGGATGCTGGTGAGCGATGAAGGCTGCACAACGCTTGGTCCGTTGGAGCGAGTCATCTCCACAAGTGCTGGTTTACCGGTGGATCTGTGCCATCGCTTCCATCTGAAATTCGGGCGACCGGTTTACCAGGCCTTCGGCATCATCGAAGTGGGTCTGCCCATCATCAATGCCGACGGAGCTGCGCAACATCCCGAGGCCGTGGGCCATGTGCTGCCCGATTTCCAAGCAGCCATCCTCGATGAGAGCCTGAACCCGCTGCCCGATGGCAACATGGGGCAGCTTGCGTTGAAAGGCCCGGGACTGTTCGATGGCTACTTGTCGCCGCCCAGCCTTCGCGCGGACAATCTGCATAACGGCTGGTTCCTCACCGGCGACCTCGCTATACGTTCACCCGATGGGCTCATCACCATTGCCGGGCGGAGCAAGTCCGTCATCAATGTGGCGGGCAACAAGGTTTTCCCGGAGGAAGTCGAAGCGGTGCTGCTGCTGCACTCAGCGGTAAGAGGCTGCCGGGTGCACGGTGGCAAACACCCCTTGCTCGGTGAGGTGGTTGAGGCCGATGTGGTCTTGAACGACGGAG